The Lycium barbarum isolate Lr01 chromosome 12, ASM1917538v2, whole genome shotgun sequence genome includes a region encoding these proteins:
- the LOC132621694 gene encoding AAA-ATPase At5g17760-like: MMNFSGLPSPFSIFSAYASMSASIMLFQTMLNQVLPRQVQDYIFSKIHHYFKPLSSSTITLVIEERDGMSSNEIYDAATTYLYNKVSPEIDLFKLSKRPKEKKLRVNFAKSWKAVDSFEGIELIWRFVSEECKKTYEDFENDNLVSEKKHFELCFDKKYKDKVLNFYMPFILKDANVINAEKKIVKLHTLGCVSSYSSSQFWDSINFEHPSTFDTLAIDAGLKKAIIEDLDRFLRRKQFYKEVGKVWKRGYLLYGPPGTGKSSLIAAMANYLKFDIFDLDLANVKRDSDWKRLLLRTTNRSILVIEDIDCSIELPDKRTTSLDLANADARPRDQQFTLAGLLNFIDGIWSSCGDERVIIFTTNNKDKLDPALLRPGRMDMHIHMSYLTIEGFKVLAKNYLKLHDQQNWLFTEVQQLIESVQVTPAEVAEELMKSDDTGVCLERLVKFLKRKRIRNEDVKDDGSDVLELYKTKKMRSFDHMMNSLEVT, translated from the exons ATGATGAACTTCTCAGGATTGCCTTCACCTTTCTCAATATTCTCTGCCTATGCTTCAATGTCTGCTTCAATTATGCTGTTTCAAACAATGTTAAATCAAGTGCTTCCCCGTCAAGTCCAAGACTACATTTTCTCAAAAATTCATCATTATTTTAAGCCTCTTTCTTCTTCCACTATTACTCTTGTCATTGAAGAAAGGGATGGCATGTCTAGCAATGAAATCTATGATGCTGCAACAACCTATTTGTACAACAAAGTTAGCCCTGAAATTGACCTTTTCAAACTTAGCAAACGCCCCAAAGAGAAGAAATTACGTGTCAACTTTGCTAAGAGTTGGAAAGCTGTTGATTCTTTTGAAGGTATTGAGCTCATTTGGAGGTTTGTTTCTGAAGAGTGCAAAAAGACTTATGAGGATTTTGAGAATGATAATTTGGTCTctgaaaaaaaacattttgagcTATGCTTTGATAAGAAGTACAAGGACAAAGTGTTAAACTTTTACATGCCTTTTATATTAAAAGATGCCAATGTCATAAATGCTGAGAAGAAAATTGTCAAGTTGCATACTCTTGGTTGTGTTTCTTCTTATTCATCATCACAGTTTTGGGATTCCATCAACTTTGAACATCCTTCAACATTTGATACCTTGGCCATAGATGCAG GGCTGAAGAAGGCAATAATTGAGGATCTTGACAGGTTTCTAAGAAGGAAGCAGTTTTACAAGGAAGTAGGAAAAGTTTGGAAAAGAGGCTACTTATTGTATGGACCTCCAGGCACAGGGAAATCTAGTCTAATTGCGGCAATGGCTAACTATTTAAAGTTTGACATTTTTGATTTAGATTTGGCTAACGTTAAGAGGGACTCTGACTGGAAAAGGTTGTTGTTGAGGACCACAAATAGGTCCATACTTGTCATTGAAGATATTGATTGCAGCATTGAGTTGCCAGACAAAAGAACTACAAGTTTAGATTTGGCTAATGCTGATGCTCGACCTCGTGATCAACAG TTTACACTTGCTGGACTACTAAACTTCATAGATGGCATATGGTCAAGTTGTGGAGATGAAAGAGTTATCATATTTACCACTAACAACAAAGACAAGCTTGATCCAGCTTTGTTAAGGCCAGGGCGTATGGACATGCACATCCACATGTCTTACTTAACTATTGAAGGATTTAAGGTTTTGGCAAAAAATTATCTCAAATTGCATGATCAACAAAATTGGCTTTTTACAGAAGTACAACAGCTGATTGAGAGTGTACAAGTCACCCCTGCAGAAGTTGCTGAGGAACTTATGAAGAGCGATGATACCGGTGTTTGTTTAGAAAGACTAGTCAAATTTCTAAAACGCAAGAGGATCAGGAATGAAGATGTTAAGGATGATGGAAGTGATGTGTTGGAACTCTATAAAACAAAAAAGATGAGAAGTTTTGACCATATGATGAATTCATTAGAAGTGACATAG